A region of Vespula vulgaris chromosome 1, iyVesVulg1.1, whole genome shotgun sequence DNA encodes the following proteins:
- the LOC127062956 gene encoding serine-rich adhesin for platelets-like isoform X42, with translation MWRIICLITTFLTFGYGFSDPSDNTSEAFPLEYELEIQDSYTFHLFKCEEVGNFPHPLNCKLFYECSLYKHGRYRRFLRKCKIGFVFSTNLGKCTYPQESGRPECSGKGILTTPSRPTKHPSSKITKVPTHRTTTRKNKTHLKTTILPTLPPKIECLAEGFMAHPTDCAKYYVCISRINNTFQVFEMKCKLGTIWDREKEICSHRWKVRNPRCGPYITDEPTTRSTEDVTKATQHSTHKLITEILTSTSIQQTTGLTTGTVTQTSAHSVSTEATVTIPPSSTDARTDKSTEPVTQTTELTPKSMTETITHSSVKPSTILPTSPSTKVITETRSPSSAESSTDLLVGTSTESLTETADVSTSTPVTQKGSSSSEKSSTDRASSTKIDPSSVEPSTKSLTSTSTPVGTLTAKSSTLTTVTEAVTSSSIKPATDLLVGTSTESVTGTSGLSTSTQENETVRPSSVEPSTDLLTSTSTPAGTVTVEHSTLPPVTQTVTSSSDKSSTDLLVGTTTESVSKTSGLSTSTSENETVRPSSIEPSTDLLTSTNVPPSTVTAEHTTRTSEKETTEHTTVDPSTKIIVVTSTIIVTENPQHPTNTTENETVSPSSVEPSTDLLTSTSTPRGSVTVEHSTLPPVTQTVTSSSVKSSTDLPVGPTTETITETTGLSSSTPESETVRPSSREPSTELSTSTNTPRGTVTVEHSTLPPVTQTVTSSSAATSTDLTVGPTTETITKTTGLSSSTPESETVRPSSREPSTELSTSTNTPRGTVTVEHSTLPQVTQTATSSSVKSSTDLLVGTTTESVTGTTGLSSSTSEKETVRSSSVEPSTDLLTSTSTPRGSVTVEHSTLPPVTQTVTSSSVKSSTDLPVGPTTETITETTGLSSSTPESETVRPSSREPSTELSTSTNTPRGTVTVEHSTLPPVTQTVTSSSVKSSTDLLVGTTTESVTGTTGLSSSTSEKETVRPSSVEPSTDLLTSTSTPRGTVTVEHSTLPPVTQTVTSSSVKSSTDLTVGPTTESVTGTTGLSSSTSEKETVRPSSVEPSTNLLTSTSTSAGTVTVEHSTLPPVTQTATSSSLKPATDLLVGTTTESVTETSGLSRSTPENETVRPSSLEPSTELLTSTSTPRDTVTVEHSTLPPVTQTVTSSSAATSTDLTVGPTTESVTGTTGLSSSTSEKETVRPSSVEPSTNLLTSTSTSAGTVTVEHSTLPPVTQTATSSSLKPATDLLVGTTTESVTETSGLSRSTPENETVRPSSLEPSTELLTSTSTPRDTVTVEHSTLPPVTQTVTSSSAATSTDLTVGPTTESVTGTTGLSSSTSEKETVRPSSVEPSTNLLTSTSTSAGTVTVEHSTLPSVTQTATSSSLKPATDLLVGTTTESVTETSGLSRSTPENETVRPSSLEPSTELLTSTSTPRDTVTVEHSTLPPVTQTVTSLSAATSTDLTVGPTTESVTGTTGLSSSTSEKETVRPSSVEPSTDLLTSTSTSTSTVTFEHSTFTPVTQTVTSSLETSTYLSTASNTNPLTETAEPSTHSPVTDTRSSSSINSSTAPSRSTTSESVPETTDLSTHISLTESVFTTSPESSTNLISVSTAGTISSTIESSTNVNSVKLSSTSESPMDKTVCTTLGFFPNPNDCSKFFRCVQVDDVFTRIDFVCPDETVWDQELLRCNSVSVSHSNCKNSPPDIDDEPDMSGDDNMCPIGKLSGDQIALVCPTGFRKHPKYCNIFYQCTSESNLDINIALFACPEGTIYNHNEMQCVFASTANYRMFGCKNVLLNPMANSVPILTVPSTQLCPSEGSFSYHPGCSNAYFKCKRNRKGLLQGYLYKCPVDYVFSPFSRNCEPAKYFPLCLNPTQNFQTNSYSSGLYLTHHNIFYIGKQLS, from the exons atgtGGAGGATCATCTGCCTTATAACTACTTTTTTAACGTTCGGATACGGTTTTTCTGATCCATCTGACAATACGTCTGAAGCTTTTCCACTGGAATACG AACTTGAAATACAAGATAGTTACACCTTCCATTTGTTCAAATGCGAGGAAGTGGGTAACTTTCCTCATCCTCTCAATTGCAAATTGTTTTATGAGTGTAGTTTATACAAGCATGGACGTTACCGTCGTTTCCTTCGTAAATGCAAGATAGGATTTGTCTTTTCGACAAATTTAGGCAAATGTACTTATCCTCAAGAAAGTGGGAGACCAGAATGCAGTGGTAAAGGAATCTTAACGACACCATCACGGCCTACAA AACATCCTTCATCTAAAATAACTAAAGTGCCCACGCATCGAACTACTACACGCAAAAATAAAACGCATTTAAAAACTACTATCTTACCGACTTTGCCACCGAAAATAGAGTGCCTTGCGGAAGGTTTCATGGCACATCCTACGGATTGTGCGAAatattacgtatgtatttcgCGAATCAATAATACATTTCAAGTCTTTGAAATGAAATGTAAACTTGGGACAATATGGgatcgagaaaaggaaatttgCAGCCATCGTTGGAAAGTACGAAACCCTCGTTGTGGCCCATATATTACAG ATGAACCAACTACTAGAAGTACTGAGGATGTTACCAAGGCTACACAGCATTCTACACATAAGCTAATAACTGAAATTCTTACGTCTACATCGATTCAACAAACAACAG GTTTAACTACTGGAACTGTTACTCAAACATCAGCGCATTCTGTAAGTACAGAAGCTACTGTAACAATTCCACCTTCATCGACTGATGCAAGAACTGATAAAAGTACTGAACCTGTTACTCAGACCACAGAATTAACACCTAAATCAATGACTGAGACAATTACACATTCATCAGTTAAACCATCGACAATCCTACCAACCAGTCCGAGTACTAAAGTCATTACAGAAACTAGATCGCCTTCATCGGCTGAATCCTCCACAGACCTATTAGTTGGGACAAGTACTGAATCTCTAACAGAGACTGCAGATGTGTCAACAAGTACACCAGTAACTCAAAAAGGTTCTTCATCGTCAGAGAAATCATCGACAGATCGAGCGTCTAGCACAAAAATTGATCCTTCATCGGTAGAACCATCGACAAAATCATTGACAAGTACAAGTACTCCAGTTGGCACGCTAACGGCAAAGTCTTCTACACTTACAACAGTAACAGAAGCTGTAACGTCTTCATCCATTAAGCCAGCAACAGATCTACTAGTTGGAACAAGTACTGAAAGTGTTACCGGAACTTCTGGGCTTTCAACGAGTACACAAGAAAATGAGACAGTTCGTCCATCTTCGGTTGAGCCATCCACAGATCTTTTGACGAGTACAAGTACTCCAGCAGGCACTGTAACAGTTGAGCATTCTACACTTCCACCAGTAACACAAACAGTAACGTCTTCATCCGATAAATCGTCTACAGATCTACTAGTTGGAACAACTACTGAAAGTGTTAGCAAAACTTCCGGACTTTCGACGAGTACATCAGAAAATGAGACAGTTCGACCTTCTTCAATTGAGCCATCTACAGACCTATTGACAAGTACAAATGTACCACCTAGTACCGTTACGGCAGAGCATACTACAAGGACatcggaaaaagaaacaacagaaCATACAACTGTTGACCCATCCACTAAAATAATAGTTGTTACAAGTACCATTATTGTCACTGAAAATCCACAGCATCCGACGAATACAACAGAGAATGAGACAGTTTCTCCTTCGTCGGTTGAGCCATCCACTGATCTTTTGACGAGTACCAGTACTCCAAGAGGCTCTGTAACAGTTGAACATTCTACACTTCCACCAGTAACACAAACAGTAACGTCCTCATCCGTTAAATCGTCTACAGACCTACCAGTTGGACCAACTACTGAAACCATTACTGAAACTACTGGACTTTCGTCGAGTACACCAGAAAGTGAGACCGTTCGACCTTCTTCACGTGAGCCATCCACCGAACTCTCGACGAGTACCAATACTCCAAGAGGCACTGTAACAGTTGAGCATTCTACACTTCCACCAGTAACACAAACAGTAACATCTTCATCGGCTGCAACAAGTACAGACCTAACAGTTGGACCAACTACTGAAACCATTACTAAAACTACTGGACTTTCGTCGAGTACACCAGAAAGTGAGACCGTTCGACCTTCTTCACGTGAGCCATCCACCGAACTCTCGACGAGTACCAATACTCCAAGAG GCACTGTAACAGTTGAACATTCTACACTTCCACAAGTAACACAAACAGCAACGTCTTCATCCGTTAAATCGTCTACAGACTTACTAGTTGGAACAACTACTGAAAGTGTCACCGGAACTACTGGGCTTTCGTCAAGTacatcagaaaaagaaactgttCGTTCTTCTTCGGTTGAGCCATCCACTGATCTTTTAACGAGTACCAGTACTCCAAGAGGCTCTGTAACAGTTGAACATTCTACACTTCCACCAGTAACACAAACAGTAACGTCCTCATCCGTTAAATCGTCTACAGACCTACCAGTTGGACCAACTACTGAAACCATTACTGAAACTACTGGACTTTCGTCGAGTACTCCAGAAAGTGAGACCGTTCGACCTTCTTCACGTGAGCCATCCACCGAACTCTCGACGAGTACCAATACTCCAAGAGGCACTGTAACAGTTGAGCATTCTACACTTCCACCAGTAACACAAACAGTAACATCTTCATCCGTTAAATCGTCTACAGACTTACTAGTTGGAACAACTACTGAAAGTGTTACCGGAACTACTGGGCTTTCATCAAGTacatcagaaaaagaaactgttCGTCCTTCTTCGGTTGAGCCATCCACTGATCTTTTGACGAGTACAAGTACTCCAAGAGGCACTGTAACAGTTGAACATTCTACACTTCCACCAGTAACACAAACAGTAACGTCCTCATCCGTTAAATCGTCTACAGAC CTAACAGTTGGACCAACTACTGAAAGTGTTACCGGAACTACTGGGCTTTCGTCAAGTacatcagaaaaagaaactgttCGTCCTTCTTCGGTTGAGCCATCCACCAATCTATTGACTAGTACAAGTACTTCTGCAGGCACTGTAACAGTTGAACATTCTACACTTCCCCCAGTAACACAAACAGCAACGTCTTCATCCTTGAAACCGGCTACAGATCTACTAGTTGGAACAACTACTGAAAGTGTTACTGAGACTTCTGGTCTTTCAAGGAGTACACCAGAAAATGAGACCGTTCGACCTTCTTCTCTTGAGCCATCCACCGAACTCTTGACGAGTACCAGTACTCCAAGAGACACTGTAACAGTTGAGCATTCTACACTTCCACCAGTAACACAAACAGTAACGTCTTCATCGGCTGCAACAAGTACAGACCTAACAGTTGGACCAACTACTGAAAGTGTTACCGGAACTACTGGGCTTTCGTCAAGTacatcagaaaaagaaactgttCGTCCTTCTTCGGTTGAGCCATCCACCAATCTATTGACTAGTACAAGTACTTCTGCAGGCACTGTAACAGTTGAACATTCTACACTTCCCCCAGTAACACAAACAGCAACGTCTTCATCCTTGAAACCGGCTACAGATCTACTAGTTGGAACAACTACTGAAAGTGTTACTGAGACTTCTGGTCTTTCAAGGAGTACACCAGAAAATGAGACCGTTCGACCTTCTTCTCTTGAGCCATCCACCGAACTCTTGACGAGTACCAGTACTCCAAGAGACACTGTAACAGTTGAGCATTCTACACTTCCACCAGTAACACAAACAGTAACGTCTTCATCGGCTGCAACAAGTACAGACCTAACAGTTGGACCAACTACTGAAAGTGTTACCGGAACTACTGGGCTTTCGTCAAGTacatcagaaaaagaaactgttCGTCCTTCTTCGGTTGAGCCATCCACCAATCTATTGACTAGTACAAGTACTTCTGCAGGCACTGTAACAGTTGAACATTCTACACTTCCCTCAGTAACACAAACAGCAACGTCTTCATCCTTGAAACCGGCTACAGATCTACTAGTTGGAACAACTACTGAAAGTGTTACTGAGACTTCTGGTCTTTCAAGGAGTACACCAGAAAATGAGACCGTTCGACCTTCTTCTCTTGAGCCATCCACCGAACTCTTGACGAGTACCAGTACTCCAAGAGACACTGTAACAGTTGAGCATTCTACACTTCCACCAGTAACACAAACAGTAACGTCTTTATCGGCTGCAACAAGTACAGAC CTAACAGTTGGACCAACTACTGAAAGTGTTACCGGAACTACTGGGCTTTCGTCAAGTacatcagaaaaagaaactgttCGTCCTTCTTCGGTTGAGCCATCCACCGATCTATTGACTAGTACAAGTACTTCTACAAGCACTGTAACATTTGAACATTCTACATTTACACCAGTAACACAAACTGTAACGTCTTCGTTAGAAACATCGACATATCTATCAACAGCTTCTAATACAAACCCTCTTACTGAAACTGCTGAGCCGTCAACACATTCACCAGTAACTGATACTCGTTCGTCTTCCTCCATTAATTCATCTACGGCTCCTTCTAGAAGTACTACTTCTGAGAGTGTTCCCGAAACGACAGATCTTTCTACACATATATCTTTAACCGAATCTGTCTTTACTACATCTCCTGAATCTTCAACAAACTTAATATCTGTTTCAACTGCTGGAACCATATCTTCTACTATAGAATCTTCAACTAATGTTAACTCCGTGAAACTGTCGTCTACTTCAGAATCTCCTATGGATAAAACAGTATGCACAACCCTTGGTTTCTTCCCGAATCCCAATGATTGCTCTAAGTTCTTCAGATGTGTCCAAGTTGACGATGTATTTACTAGAATCGATTTCGTTTGTCCCGATGAAACTGTTTGGGATCAAGAATTGTTACGTTGCAATTCTGTGTCTGTATCACATTCTAATTGTAAGAATAGTCCACCAGATATAGATGATGAACCTGATATGTCAGGGGACGATAACATGTGTCCTATTGGAAAATTATCTGGTGATCAAATAGCACTTGTTTGTCCTACAGGATTTCGAAAACATcctaaatattgtaatattttctacCAGTGCACATCTGAGAGTAATTTGGATATTAATATTGCCTTGTTTGCATGTCCCGAAGGTACGATTTACAATCATAATGAAATGCAATGTGTTTTCGCAAGTACGGCTAATTACCGTATGTTTGGCTGTAAGAATGTTCTTTTGAATCCAATGGCTAACTCAGTTCCTATC ttgACCGTTCCATCTACACAGCTTTGTCCATCCGAAGGCTCGTTCTCATATCATCCAGGTTGTTCAAATGCATACTTCAAATGCAAACGCAATCGAAAAGGCTTACTACAAGGCTATCTCTATAAATGTCCTGTTGATTACGTGTTCTCTCCGTTTTCAAGAAATTGCGAACCAGCAAAATATTTTCCACTTTGTTTAAATCCTACTCagaattttcaaacgaattcaTACTCTAGTGGTTTATATTTGACCCATCATAACATCTTTTATATTGGAAAACAATTatcttag